From Anopheles arabiensis isolate DONGOLA chromosome 3, AaraD3, whole genome shotgun sequence, a single genomic window includes:
- the LOC120901803 gene encoding peroxisomal multifunctional enzyme type 2-like isoform X1, with protein MVAPKENASKQLRYDGRVVVVTGAGAGLGREYALLFASRGAKVVVNDLGGNFHGQGKSNAADKVVEEIRAAGGVAVPDYNSVVEGDKIVQTALENFGRIDVLVNNAGILRDRSLARISDEDWNLIHDVHLKGSFLTTRAAWPVMKKQNYGRIIMTSSNSGVYGNFGQANYSAAKLGLVGLANTVAIEGAKNNIQCNVIVPTAASRMTEGILPEILFNELKPKLIAPVVAYLCHESCEDTGAIIESAAGWATKVHFVRGRGCVLRTSIDEDVSPEYVQQVWNRVTDMSEAKRLNAIGEASLSLVGVLEKLRDGQNNENSVTETFRYGFKDAILYALGVGASVTDPTDLKFLYENNPEFAVLPTFFILPGLLAVMGSSLTASAIKHTTFDLTNILHGEQYIELFEAPATEGVLTTTSTVLDVVDKKSGALVITQSDSYDEQGTLVARNQSSTFVVGAGNFNGKTKAGPEVKPLVPNPKRSPDASVEVPTHQNQAAVYRLSGDLNPMHIDPSFSAIAGYKVPILHGLCTMGVSVKAVLKQFGGDDPTLFRAAKVRFSKPVLPGQTLRVDMWKEPNNRVCFRTVVVETSTEVLSGAYVDFKQIVIKPNMTAAVDLQSDAVFAGIKDRVAENEAKAKAINAVFLYKITSGGKVAKEWVLDLKNAKVYEGPVQGGGKADTTMTIADGDMIELALGKLQPQTAFMKGKLKIAGNIMLAQKLAPLLKTEAKL; from the exons atgGTTGCACCGAAGGAAAACGCATCAAAGCAGCTCCGCTACGATGGGCGGGTCGTGGTGGTGACCGGAGCAGGCGCCGGGCTCGGCCGCGAGTACGCGCTGCTGTTTGCGTCGCGCGGTGCAAAGGTCGTTGTGAACGACCTGGGGGGCAATTTCCACGGCCAGGGCAAATCGAACGCCGCCGACAAGGTGGTGGAGGAGATCCGGGCCGCCGGCGGCGTCGCCGTGCCGGACTACAACTCGGTCGTCGAGGGCGACAAGATCGTGCAGACGGCGCTGGAGAACTTTGGCCGGATCGATGTGCTGGTGAACAATGCGGGCATTTTGCGCGACCGCAGCCTGGCCCGCATCTCGGACGAGGACTGGAACCTGATCCACGATGTGCACCTGAAGGGCAGCTTCCTGACGACGCGCGCGGCCTGGCCGGTGATGAAGAAGCAAAACTATGGCCGCATCATCATGACGTCGAGCAATTCGGGCGTGTACGGCAACTTCGGGCAGGCGAACTACAGTGCGGCCAAGCTGGGGCTGGTCGGGCTGGCGAACACGGTCGCGATCGAGGGCGCGAAGAACAACATCCAGTGCAATGTGATCGTGCCGACGGCCGCCTCCCGCATGACGGAGGGCATCCTGCCGGAGATACTGTTCAATGAGCTTA AGCCAAAGCTGATTGCCCCGGTAGTGGCGTACCTGTGCCACGAGTCGTGCGAGGACACCGGCGCCATCATCGAAAGTGCGGCCGGCTGGGCGACCAAGGTGCACTTTGTGCGGGGCAGGGGCTGCGTGCTGCGCACCTCGATCGACGAGGACGTTTCGCCCGAGTACGTGCAGCAGGTGTGGAACCGGGTGACGGACATGTCGGAGGCGAAACGGCTGAACGCGATCGGCGAGGCCAGCCTGAGCCTGGTCGGCGTGCTGGAAAAGCTGCGCGACGGCCAGAACAATGAAAACTCGGTGACGGAAACGTTCCGGTACGGGTTTAAGGATGCGATCCTGTACGCGCTCGGCGTCGGTGCGTCCGTTACCGATCCGACCGATCTGAAGTTCCTGTACGAGAACAATCCGGAGTTTGCCGTGCTGCCCACGTTCTTCATCCTGCCCGGGCTGCTCGCCGTGATGGGCTCGAGCCTGACTGCGTCCGCCATCAAGCACACCACGTTTGATCTTACTAAT ATCCTGCACGGTGAGCAGTACATCGAGCTGTTCGAAGCACCGGCCACCGAGGGCGTCCTAACGACCACCTCGACCGTGCTGGACGTGGTGGACAAAAAGTCCGGCGCGCTCGTCATCACGCAGTCCGACTCGTACGACGAGCAGGGCACACTTGTTGCCCGCAATCAGAGCTCCACCTTTGTCGTCGGTGCCGGCAACTTTAACGGCAAAACGAAGGCAGGCCCGGAGGTGAAACCGCTCGTGCCCAACCCGAAACGTTCGCCGGACGCGTCGGTGGAGGTGCCGACGCACCAGAACCAGGCCGCCGTATACCGGCTGTCCGGCGATCTGAACCCGATGCACATCGATCCGAGCTTTTCGGCCATCGCCGGCTACAAGGTGCCGATCCTGCACGGCCTCTGCACGATGGGCGTCTCGGTGAAGGCGGTGCTGAAGCAGTTCGGCGGTGACGATCCGACCCTGTTCCGGGCGGCCAAGGTGCGCTTCTCCAAACCGGTCCTGCCGGGTCAAACGTTGCGCGTCGACATGTGGAAGGAGCCGAACAACCGGGTCTGCTTCCGCACGGTCGTGGTGGAGACGAGTACGGAGGTGCTATCGG GTGCGTACGTAGACTTCAAGCAGATCGTCATCAAGCCGAACATGACTGCCGCCGTTGACCTGCAGAGCGATGCCGTGTTCGCCGGCATCAAGGACCGCGTGGCCGAGAACGAGGCCAAGGCGAAGGCCATCAATGCGGTCTTCCTGTACAAAATCACCAGCGGTGGCAAGGTGGCCAAGGAGTGGG tgCTCGACCTGAAGAACGCGAAGGTGTACGAAGGCCCGGTACAGGGTGGCGGTAAGGCCGACACCACCATGACGATAGCCGACGGGGACATGATCGAGCTGGCGCTCGGCAAACTGCAGCCTCAGACCGCGTTCATGAAGGGCAAGCTGAAGATTGCCGGCAACATTATGCTGGCCCAGAAGCTGGCCCCGCTGCTCAAGACGGAAGCGAAGCTGTAA
- the LOC120901803 gene encoding peroxisomal multifunctional enzyme type 2-like isoform X2: MTAAVDLQSDAVFAGIKDRVAENEAKAKAINAVFLYKITSGGKVAKEWVLDLKNAKVYEGPVQGGGKADTTMTIADGDMIELALGKLQPQTAFMKGKLKIAGNIMLAQKLAPLLKTEAKL, from the exons ATGACTGCCGCCGTTGACCTGCAGAGCGATGCCGTGTTCGCCGGCATCAAGGACCGCGTGGCCGAGAACGAGGCCAAGGCGAAGGCCATCAATGCGGTCTTCCTGTACAAAATCACCAGCGGTGGCAAGGTGGCCAAGGAGTGGG tgCTCGACCTGAAGAACGCGAAGGTGTACGAAGGCCCGGTACAGGGTGGCGGTAAGGCCGACACCACCATGACGATAGCCGACGGGGACATGATCGAGCTGGCGCTCGGCAAACTGCAGCCTCAGACCGCGTTCATGAAGGGCAAGCTGAAGATTGCCGGCAACATTATGCTGGCCCAGAAGCTGGCCCCGCTGCTCAAGACGGAAGCGAAGCTGTAA
- the LOC120902824 gene encoding glutathione S-transferase C-terminal domain-containing protein homolog, which translates to MKLYLKYYRLLPSTEGGCVTGAQHSVRALDVPLESYIVLVLYRYLELNPTDVVVHFVQCKATTNVLRIVLPTSSVEASAFFTDAAPLPHDPALFCQLPSIAIERINTIVSGLCGVCRRLTKQHVAATKSSAGLLGFKGNTLVAPADASLWTKFCELDMVRCVEEVLKLGVKDNLLPAEIGQLESHLVQPLKSHNIYKLINLVNNVRISSDEEHRKLASAEQQFDFHANHKFAEGYEKTLADLMLYICFELVERRLTNAVLRAKVPNLSGWMERVAKHDEGRLHRVCNEVLPTAQNCSLLTALSGCDALVLEIPQEFSLYKSDTKKLNLKGDQVLTTNQAEVLDILRKVDRIPTDIGSAVNDWATNRFEWDTVPVEARPEGGKLPPARILRKRHQLESLVNEVMRLATDGAIIVDFCSGTGHLGILLAHLLPRCTVYLLENKEESQQRAMERVERLALRNVVFFQCNLDYFTARFDIGVSLHACGVATDIVLEKCFAHRAHFVSCPCCYGKLYNIEHVTYPRSRLFRESELALKEYFCVAHCADQTHDLASDRTNVAKAHQGFYCMDVIDRDRALRAEELGYKVLRKRLKDESCTPKNRLLVGIYGEGDMR; encoded by the coding sequence ATGAAGCTTTACCTTAAGTACTATCGACTGCTACCCAGCACGGAGGGTGGGTGTGTGACCGGTGCGCAGCACTCCGTCCGAGCATTGGACGTTCCGCTCGAAAGCTACATAGTGCTGGTGCTGTACCGCTACCTAGAACTTAACCCCACGGACGTTGTGGTACACTTTGTGCAATGCAAAGCGACCACCAATGTTCTACGCATTGTGCTTCCTACCTCGAGTGTGGAAGCGTCGGCGTTTTTCACCGACGCCGCACCGCTGCCGCACGATCCGGCTCTGTTCTGTCAGCTTCCCTCGATCGCTATCGAGCGGATCAATACGATTGTGTCCGGACTGTGTGGCGTTTGTCGGCGACTAACCAAGCAGCACGTGGCGGCTACGAAAAGTTCCGCCGGATTGCTTGGTTTCAAGGGAAATACGCTCGTGGCCCCGGCGGACGCTTCCCTGTGGACGAAGTTCTGCGAGCTTGATATGGTGCGGTGTGTGGAGGAGGTGCTGAAGCTCGGTGTCAAGGACAACCTGCTCCCGGCGGAAATAGGACAGCTGGAAAGCCATCTTGTGCAGCCACTGAAATCGCACAACATTTACAAACTGATCAATCTTGTGAATAATGTGCGCATCTCGTCCGACGAGGAGCACCGCAAGCTGGCCAGCGCTGAGCAGCAGTTTGACTTTCACGCCAACCATAAGTTTGCGGAGGGGTATGAAAAAACGCTGGCCGATTTAATGCTGTACATCTGCTTTGAGTTGGTTGAGCGTCGGCTTACGAACGCTGTGCTGCGTGCGAAGGTGCCTAACCTTTCGGGGTGGATGGAGCGCGTTGCTAAGCACGACGAAGGCCGGCTCCATCGAGTGTGCAATGAAGTGCTGCCGACGGCACAAAACTGTTCCTTACTGACTGCACTCTCGGGCTGTGATGCGCTGGTGCTGGAAATACCACAAGAATTCAGCCTGTACAAATCCGACACCAAGAAGCTGAACCTGAAGGGCGACCAAGTGCTGACAACGAACCAGGCCGAGGTGTTGGACATTCTGCGCAAAGTCGACCGGATCCCCACCGACATTGGTAGCGCGGTGAACGATTGGGCGACGAACCGGTTCGAGTGGGACACGGTACCGGTTGAGGCGAGACCGGAGGGCGGCAAGCTGCCACCCGCTCGCATACTGCGCAAGCGCCATCAGCTGGAAAGCTTAGTCAACGAGGTAATGCGGCTGGCCACCGATGGTGCGATTATAGTGGACTTTTGCTCCGGCACGGGACATCTCGGCATACTGCTTGCTCATCTGCTGCCTCGCTGCACCGTCTATCTGCTGGAGAACAAGGAGGAATCGCAGCAGCGGGCGATGGAGCGTGTGGAACGGCTTGCCCTTCGCAATGTGGTGTTTTTCCAGTGCAATTTGGACTACTTTACGGCCCGGTTCGATATCGGCGTCTCGCTGCACGCGTGTGGTGTCGCGACCGACATCGTGCTGGAGAAGTGCTTCGCCCACCGGGCACACTTTGTTAGCTGTCCGTGCTGTTACGGCAAGCTGTACAATATCGAGCATGTGACGTACCCGAGGAGTCGCCTGTTTCGGGAGTCAGAGTTGGCGCTGAAAGAGTACTTCTGCGTTGCGCACTGTGCGGACCAGACGCACGATCTGGCCAGCGACAGGACGAATGTGGCGAAAGCGCACCAGGGTTTCTACTGCATGGACGTGATCGACCGGGACCGGGCGCTACGTGCCGAAGAGCTCGGGTACAAGGTGTTGCGCAAGCGATTGAAGGATGAAAGCTGTACGCCCAAAAATCGGCTCCTGGTTGGGATCTATGGTGAGGGGGATATGAGATGA
- the LOC120902825 gene encoding protein JTB: MIENLSKKRMVFGISCLILLTIVVLIIESKWMKAGSRRQEFVIENNSTCWQRETYEVIKDCHPCTAFEIASKSQGVCVHTHNKEVLKCIGGEIVTRSCDRVAWLDERHYWSFQISLTIIGTLSAAVSFLRQKTLNRRTMLKIQRELGA, encoded by the exons ATGATAGAAAACCTCTCCAAAAAGCGTATGGTGTTTGGAATCAGCTGCCTAATACT ACTAACGATAGTTGTGCTGATCATCGAATCCAAATGGATGAAGGCGGGCTCCCGTCGGCAGGAGTTTGTGATCGAGAATAATTCCACCTGCTGGCAGCGCGAAACGTACGAGGTGATCAAGGACTGCCATCCGTGCACGGCGTTCGAGATCGCGAGCAAATCCCAGGGCGTCTGCGTCCACACCCACAACAAGGAGGTGCTGAAGTGTATCGGCGGAGAAATCGTCACGCGAAG CTGTGATCGGGTCGCGTGGCTAGACGAGCGGCACTACTGGTCGTTTCAAATTTCGCTAACCATCATTGGCACACTTTCCGCAGCGGTTTCCTTTCTGCGGCAAAAAACACTGAACCGACGGACTATGCTAAAGATCCAGCGGGAGCTAGGTGCATAG